Proteins from a genomic interval of Heteronotia binoei isolate CCM8104 ecotype False Entrance Well chromosome 5, APGP_CSIRO_Hbin_v1, whole genome shotgun sequence:
- the LOC132571730 gene encoding gastrula zinc finger protein XlCGF57.1-like — protein sequence MREERGTRGHKRREDQRETPPLPRRRKDIGGKGECEWLRERDSQRMWEQSVKMEAKFPEEESSSEKSQRAQEHAQDALSSAEDVEEMIGEFQGFPLEKAKMEDAGHLRDGPQRQEESHTGCDQKEKADEELHPLPPDEVENEDLRGLFRNLGGLNWQKRNHTVKKRGKPILCQRGDFHEVIHVKKETYKCLVCGADFSDQSQYTVHLQMHNGKKTHQHLECGKTMIHRAELLRHQRRHSGEKPYHSSVCGKRFSKKSDLVQHQRNHSGEKLYISSESEMLFSDGGKDNIHFPNHGIMNACKCFWCGMYFRGRAQLLRHQRIHRGVKPFECLECGKKFSKSSNLHHHQITHTGEKPFECPECGKKFSRSADLQLHQRTHTGEKPFGCLDCGKKFSQSSTLQNHLRTHTGEKPFECSECGKRFSRSGHLQLHQRTHTGEKPFQCSQCGKRFSQNGNLQIHLRNHTGEKPFECSECGKRFSDRNILQNHLKTHTGEKPFECSECGKRFSDRSVHQIHLRTHTGEKPFECSACGRRFSTSGSLQRHLRTHTGEKPFECSECGKKFSRSSHLQRHQRTHTGEKPFECSECRKRFSQSNCLQLHQRTHTGEKPFECSKCGRKFRLSGHLQRHLRTHTGRSHVTA from the exons atgtgggaACAAAGCGTGAAGATGGAAGCCAAGTTCCCTGAGGAAGAATCTTCATCAGAGAAAAGTCAGAGAGCCCAGGAGCATGCCCAAGATGCCTTGTCAAGTG cagaagaTGTAGAGGAGATGATTGGGGAATTCCAGGGGTTCCCATTGGAAAAGGCCAAAATGGAAGATGCTGGTCACCTCAGAGATGGACCACAGAGGCAGGAGGAAAGCCACACAG GGTGTGACCAGAAAGAGAAGGCGGATGAGGAACTACATCCTCTACCACCAGATGAAGTCGAGAATGAAGACTTGAGGGGACTCTTCAGAAATCTAGGTGGACTGAATTGGCAGAAAAGAAACCACACAGTCAAGAAGAGGGGTAAACCCATTCTTTGCCAAAGGGGGGATTTCCATGAAGTAATTCACGTGAAGAAGGAAACGTACAAGTGCTTGGTGTGTGGAGCGGACTTTTCAGATCAATCCCAATATACTGTTCACTTACAAATGCACAatggaaagaagacccatcaGCATCTGGAGTGTGGAAAGACCATGATTCACAGAGCAGAGCTCCTTAGACATCAAAGAAGACATTCAGGAGAGAAACCTTATCACTCCTCAGTCTGTGGCAAGAGATTCTCCAAGAAATCAGATCTTGTTCAGCACCAAAGGAATCACTCAGGAGAGAAGCTATACATATCCTCAGAGAGTGAAATGTTGTTCTCTGATGGAGGAAAAGATAATATACATTTTCCAAACCACGGTATAATGAATGCGTGTAAATGCTTTTGGTGCGGAATGTACTTCAGAGGCAGAGCACAGCTTCTTCGGCACCAAAGAATCCATAGAGGggtgaagccttttgaatgcttagagtgtggaaagaaattcagtaaaAGCAGTAATCTTCACCACCATCaaataacccacacaggggagaaacctttcgaatgcccagagtgtgggaagaaatttagTAGGAGTGCTGATCTTCAGcttcatcaaagaacccacacaggggagaaaccttttggatGCTTAGactgtgggaagaaattcagtcagagtagtacccttcaaaatcatctaagaacccacactggggagaagccttttgaatgttcagagtgtgggaaaaggttcagtaggagtggccatcttcagctgcaccaaagaacccacacaggggagaaaccttttcagtgctcacagtgtgggaagagattcagtcaaaatgGCAATCTTCAAATTCATCTGAgaaaccacacaggggagaagccttttgaatgctcggaatgtgggaagagattcagtgacagaaacattcttcaaaatcatctaaaaacccacacaggagagaagccttttgaatgctcagagtgtgggaaaagattcagtgaCAGAAGTGTTCATCAAATtcacctaagaacccacacaggagagaagccttttgaatgttcagcgtgtggaaggagattcagtacAAGTGGTAGTCTTCAgcggcatctaagaacccacacaggggagaagccttttgaatgctcagagtgtgggaagaaattcagtaggagtagccatcttcaaaggcatcagagaacccacacaggggagaaaccatttgaatgttcagagtgtaggaagagattcagtcagagtaactGTCTTCAGctacatcaaagaacccacacaggggagaagccatttgaatgctcaaagtgtggaaGGAAATTCAGgttgagtggccatcttcaaaggcatctaagaactcacacagggagAAGCCATGTAACTGCTTAG